The following proteins are encoded in a genomic region of Brachypodium distachyon strain Bd21 chromosome 1, Brachypodium_distachyon_v3.0, whole genome shotgun sequence:
- the LOC100824764 gene encoding protein CHUP1, chloroplastic: protein MGSQKAEDIKNLLLKIIIPLAFPLAGSFICTLIADRANRHSSNLDSSDSPIQLDQSSSYGSNSAHEEEEGGEEMESPNRASRKMVQAEIPCSTGRLLSGGRARQASLTGDIMVAQATESSSEAAASNHKSQDDPGTAAEDVESLKHAVSTLEERATGIESRFHDYCDMKEQESTYQKMQIMCLGMKLELLESQNQRLEAAAAEIHAAAEEFAAMRAKLDALQNKFSKLTRRSRQEFEAIGGKMMALDAQDAEMALRCQGFEQLMEEMKQLVLQLQKEKGTNNENVEVMVERSMQKLSSSKDLMGGLEELRDRWAADMEELIYLGWITAWLQHDLLVGDDGEGSTVVIGDDDEAGPTGETKQKKGEKMVAAAGPSNEVELCKAPSDASSRGAAGEEESCMGLAGCRTGIGRPRLLHKLRGWARSGKGASKSRAGGRAGSKGLPSSEM, encoded by the exons ATGGGAAGTCAGAAAGCAGAGGACATCAAGAATCTTCTTTTGAAGATAATAATTCCCTTAGCTTTTCCCCTGGCTGGTTCTTTTATCTGTACCCTCATAGCAGATAGAGCAAATAGGCACAGTAGTAACCTAGACTCATCTGATAGCCCAATCCAATTGGATCAATCATCATCATACGGTTCGAATTCGGCTcacgaagaagaggaaggaggagaagaaatgGAGTCCCCTAATCGCGCATCGCGGAAGATGGTGCAAGCAGAGATCCCCTGCAGCACCGGCAGGCTCCTCAGCGGTGGACGTGCAAGGCAGGCTTCTCTTACTGGAGACATCATGGTGGCACAGGCCACCGAGAGTTCATCAGAAGCTGCAGCCAGCAATCACAAGTCCCAGGATGAtccggggacggcggccgaaGATGTCGAGAGCCTGAAGCACGCCGTGTCCACCCTGGAGGAGCGAGCCACGGGCATCGAGTCGCGGTTCCATGACTACTGCGACATGAAGGAGCAGGAGTCGACGTACCAGAAAATGCAGATCATGTGCCTGGGGATGAAGCTGGAGCTGCTGGAGTCCCAGAACCAGCGGCtcgaggcggccgccgcggagaTCCACGCGGCAGCCGAAGAGTTCGCCGCGATGCGGGCGAAGCTAGACGCACTGCAGAACAAATTCAGCAAGCTGACAAGGAGAAGCAGGCAAGAATTTGAGGCCATTGGTGGAAAGATGATGGCTCTGGATGCCCAGGATGCAGAGATGGCCCTGAGGTGCCAGGGCTTTGAGCaactcatggaggagatgaagcAGCTGGTTTTGCAGCTGCAGAAGGAGAAAGGAACAAACAACGAG AacgtggaggtcatggtggaGAGGAGCATGCAGAAGCTGTCGAGCAGCAAGGACCTGATGGGCGGGCTGGAGGAGCTCCGGGACCGGTGGGCGGCGGACATGGAGGAGCTGATCTACCTCGGCTGGATCACGGCGTGGCTGCAGCACGACCTCCTcgtcggcgacgacggcgagggcaGTACGGTGGTGAtcggggacgacgacgaagccggCCCGACTGGGGAGACGAAGCAGAAGAAGGGGGAgaagatggtggcggcggcggggccgagcaACGAGGTGGAGCTCTGCAAGGCGCCGTCCGATGCGTCGTcacgcggcgccgccggggaggAAGAGTCGTGCATGGGCCTGGCGGGCTGCAGGACCGGGATCGGTCGGCCCAGATTGCTCCACAAGCTCAGAGGGTGGGCCAGAAGCGGGAAGGGCGCGAGCAAGAGCAGAGCAGGAGGCCGTGCAGGATCGAAAGGGCTTCCAAGCAGTGAGATGTAA